From a region of the Salvelinus alpinus chromosome 2, SLU_Salpinus.1, whole genome shotgun sequence genome:
- the LOC139542207 gene encoding zinc finger protein 22-like, with protein sequence MRSLSYSPKEEEICWTKKETVDGEAVTVKEEEKDVSVIEEEEDVTVKEEEKDVSVIEEEEDVTVKEEEKDVSVIEEEDAFRVKEEEDVTVKEEEKEEDSVFGVKEEEGEMTVTLEEGEDEDEETGYLGSVSQRHVKASNGSNDERALTNTRERRDYRGSSGEPQQPHDAEEAEKSLSKLKHQQRTTGKKSHCCSDCGKGCTSSSELKIHQRTHTGEKPYSCDQCGMSFTTSSHLIRHQRTHTGEKPYICDQCGKSFPTSSQLTSHQRTHTGEKPHSCDQCDKRYSDKRYLIKHQKIHEEVVS encoded by the exons atgcggtcactaagctactctcctaAAGAAGAGGAGATCTGCTGGACGAAGAAAGAG ACGGTAGacggtgaggctgttacagtgaaagaagaagagaaagacgtttcagtgatagaagaggaggaggatgttacagtgaaagaagaagagaaagacgtttcagtgatagaagaggaggaggatgttacagtgaaagaagaagagaaagacgtttcagtgataGAAGAGGAAgatgcgttcagagtgaaagaggaggaggatgttacagtgaaagaagaggagaaagaggaagattctgtttttggagtgaaagaggaggagggggagatgactgtcacattggaggaaggggaggatgaagatgaggaaactggatatctgggctCGGTTTCCCAAAGGCATGttaaggcatccaatggttctaacgatgaacggGCCCTGACtaacacta gagagagacgtgactatcgtggatcctctggggagcctcaacaacctcatgatgctgaggaggcagagaagagtctctccaagttgaaacaccagcagagaaccacagggaagaaatctcattgctgctctgactgtgggaaaggttgcacatcttcatcagaacttaaaatacaccagagaacacacacaggagagaaaccttatagctgtgatcaatgtgggatgagttttactacatcaagccatctgattcgacaccagagaacacacacaggagagaagccttatatctgtgatcaatgtgggaagagttttcctacatctagccagctgacttcacaccagagaacacacacaggagagaaacctcatagctgtgatcaatgtgacaagagatactctgataaaagatatctgatcaaacatcagaaaatacatgaagaagttgtttcatga